In Nitrososphaerales archaeon, the genomic stretch TTTCAATAAACTCGGCATAACGACACTCTTCGTCATGCCTAGTATGAGGTCAGGTCTAAGAATCGATGATACGGTGGTGAAGACCATCAGCCAGATACCGGGTGTAGAATCTGCAGTCCCCTATTACAATATTAGGGCAACGATAAGGAGTGGTGGTCAGACTAAAGATGTCACGATATTAGCATTGGATGTATCAAAGTTAAAATCGATACTACCGGGAATATCGCTTGGTGAAGGTGAATATCCGACAGCATTATCCCAAGCCATCATCGGAACGAATATCGCGTACCCTCAAGACGGCTCTCCAGGGGTAACGGTCAATAATGTTATTTCTACTACGATCAATACTCGTGTCGGTACAAGAATTGTAAGAGTAAGTAGGGCCTTCGTAGTTAGTGGTATACTTAAACCATTCGGGCAGAGCTTCTTTATAAATCCCGATGATACGATCTTTGTACCGATGAGTGTCGGTAAATCTTTGACCGGATCACAGACATACTCGGGTGTTTACGTCGTTGCACGAACGATCGATGATGTGAGTAACATTCAAAGCACGATATCTGATCTTTATGGTGGTAGAGTTAGAGTGATCGCCATTTCTTCATTATTATCTAATATTCAATCGGTGAATGAAA encodes the following:
- a CDS encoding ABC transporter permease, translated to MKAIRILKFAWGAMKNRKLRAILTILGITIGPAVIVALVGATQGFAANVTERFNKLGITTLFVMPSMRSGLRIDDTVVKTISQIPGVESAVPYYNIRATIRSGGQTKDVTILALDVSKLKSILPGISLGEGEYPTALSQAIIGTNIAYPQDGSPGVTVNNVISTTINTRVGTRIVRVSRAFVVSGILKPFGQSFFINPDDTIFVPMSVGKSLTGSQTYSGVYVVARTIDDVSNIQSTISDLYGGRVRVIAISSLLSNIQSVNENISMILVSIAFMSVIVAFIGIMTTMFTSVHERTKEIGILKSLGYSPKDILSIFLAEATLTGAIGGLVGITLGSFLSFAIVGMLGGGGLGLGFPGFRPPGQAAATQASVITPVITPELLIGTFLMAVVIGALAGLLPSWRASRMVPVVALRHE